One genomic region from Salvia hispanica cultivar TCC Black 2014 chromosome 2, UniMelb_Shisp_WGS_1.0, whole genome shotgun sequence encodes:
- the LOC125203363 gene encoding histone H4 yields the protein MSGRGKGGKGLGKGGAKRHRKVLRDNIQGITKPAIRRLARRGGVKRISGLIYEETRGVLKIFLENVIRDAVTYTEHARRKTVTAMDVVYALKRQGRTLYGFGG from the coding sequence ATGTCTGGGCGCGGCAAAGGAGGAAAGGGTTTGGGAAAGGGTGGAGCTAAGCGTCATCGTAAGGTGCTTAGAGATAACATCCAGGGGATCACGAAGCCGGCCATTCGCCGCCTGGCTCGTCGTGGCGGCGTCAAGCGCATCAGCGGTCTCATCTACGAGGAGACTCGCGGCGTCCTCAAGATCTTTTTGGAGAATGTAATTCGCGACGCCGTCACCTACACTGAGCACGCTCGCCGGAAAACCGTCACCGCCATGGATGTTGTCTACGCTCTCAAGAGGCAGGGCCGCACTCTCTACGGCTTTGGCGGCTGA